In Gemmatimonadota bacterium, a single genomic region encodes these proteins:
- a CDS encoding class I SAM-dependent methyltransferase, whose translation MSGLLDRARGLFALRLRKDFNFRRAQETVPALRWLKPRKGERILDIGCGEGTYDYRVALRGARVFGFDLDLNQLRRAQGHHKTPFTGFVCAHADAFPLRSGQFDTVMSLCVFEHLPDDRQTLREMWRVLRPGGRILLTLDSLSLEEIGESWRDEHRKRHSVLQFYTHPSVGLLLEACGFRLIRHRYLLRSRLDLALIRLSYATERMHAVPAAVIRLGLVSAGRMASAVFNLFTGNQRGWTLLIEADRVTPGPEPGPEPEPGARLELGPESDPANSPS comes from the coding sequence ATGAGCGGGTTGCTGGACCGTGCAAGGGGACTCTTCGCCCTCCGGCTCAGGAAGGACTTCAACTTCCGCAGGGCCCAGGAAACGGTCCCCGCGTTACGCTGGCTGAAGCCGCGCAAAGGCGAGCGTATTCTCGATATCGGCTGCGGAGAAGGGACCTATGACTACCGGGTCGCCCTACGGGGCGCCCGGGTGTTCGGTTTCGACCTGGACCTGAACCAGTTGCGCCGTGCCCAGGGCCACCACAAGACGCCCTTCACGGGTTTCGTTTGCGCCCATGCGGACGCGTTCCCCCTTCGGTCTGGGCAGTTCGACACGGTCATGAGCCTGTGTGTCTTCGAGCACCTGCCGGACGACAGGCAGACGCTGCGTGAGATGTGGCGCGTGTTGCGGCCCGGGGGTCGCATCCTGCTGACGCTGGACAGCCTGAGCCTCGAGGAGATCGGCGAGTCCTGGCGCGACGAGCACCGGAAACGCCACAGCGTCCTGCAATTCTATACGCATCCGTCGGTCGGCTTGTTGCTGGAGGCCTGTGGATTCAGACTGATCAGGCACCGGTACCTGCTTCGTTCCCGGCTGGACCTGGCCTTGATCCGGCTGAGTTACGCCACGGAGCGCATGCACGCGGTCCCGGCGGCGGTGATCCGGTTGGGACTGGTATCGGCCGGCAGGATGGCATCCGCGGTCTTCAACCTATTCACCGGGAACCAACGGGGATGGACCCTGTTGATCGAAGCGGACAGGGTGACCCCCGGGCCCGAGCCCGGACCCGAACCCGAGCCCGGGGCCAGACTCGAGCTAGGACCCGAGTCCGATCCGGCGAATTCCCCATCATGA
- a CDS encoding oligosaccharide flippase family protein yields MDPVDRSGQGDPRARARTRTRARGQTRARTRVRSGEFPIMTRTQEQPASARSRSDASTIARGAAVNFIGTVARLIKSVSFIVLTRLFGAEIFGLYMLGWTIVDLVSKVGQFSLDKGLVNFIPRMREDGETEAIHRTIAQALGVGLLLSAGIGAALYAAAAPLADGLLDKPRLAGMLRLLAVGMPLIALTQIILGVTRAHKVMKHDAMVRGAVEPLVLFAAACVLFYAGWRTYGIAAAHLAALACGLLYAVYVFTRFYSWRACLVHLRALRAVSPLTRFSLPVMGYELVYMFMIRLDVLMVGYFLPAAQVGVYVIAVEIALVTKKVRQWFDPVFSPIVAELNHRNDLRRLEINLRLVTRWVLTIGLAFLCVVSLVGNELLGLFGPEFVSGFMTMVVLAMSQVVYAAMGSGDTVLIMSGRPWLNLVNTVAVVVVNFVLNLWLIPALGILGAALGTLAAFGLLTLIRLAEVYQLFRILPLSWRILKPCAAAVPAFACAYLAGDYTPDIPWLRMAALPTIFLATYLGVLGLLGLEEDDRVALRRLRGRGGP; encoded by the coding sequence ATGGACCCTGTTGATCGAAGCGGACAGGGTGACCCCCGGGCCCGAGCCCGGACCCGAACCCGAGCCCGGGGCCAGACTCGAGCTAGGACCCGAGTCCGATCCGGCGAATTCCCCATCATGACGCGTACCCAGGAGCAACCGGCTTCGGCCCGGTCCCGGTCCGACGCATCGACGATCGCCCGGGGCGCGGCCGTCAATTTCATCGGAACGGTAGCGCGGCTGATCAAGTCCGTGTCGTTCATCGTCCTTACGCGGCTGTTCGGCGCCGAGATCTTCGGTCTGTACATGCTCGGCTGGACGATCGTGGACCTCGTGTCGAAGGTCGGCCAGTTCTCGCTGGACAAGGGACTGGTCAATTTCATCCCGCGCATGCGCGAGGACGGGGAAACGGAGGCCATCCACCGGACCATCGCGCAGGCCCTGGGCGTGGGCCTGCTGCTGAGCGCAGGGATCGGCGCCGCGCTCTATGCCGCTGCGGCCCCACTGGCGGACGGCCTGCTCGACAAGCCCCGGCTTGCCGGCATGCTGCGGCTTCTGGCAGTCGGCATGCCGCTCATCGCCCTGACCCAGATCATCCTGGGCGTCACTCGGGCGCACAAGGTCATGAAGCACGACGCCATGGTCCGGGGCGCGGTCGAGCCGCTGGTGCTTTTCGCAGCGGCCTGTGTCCTGTTCTATGCGGGCTGGCGTACCTACGGCATCGCCGCGGCCCACCTGGCCGCGCTGGCCTGCGGCCTTCTATACGCCGTTTACGTGTTTACGAGGTTCTATTCCTGGCGGGCCTGTCTCGTCCACCTGCGCGCGCTGCGGGCCGTCTCCCCGCTGACCCGCTTCTCGCTGCCGGTCATGGGCTATGAACTGGTCTACATGTTCATGATTCGCCTGGACGTGCTCATGGTCGGCTACTTTCTGCCGGCCGCACAGGTGGGCGTTTACGTGATCGCGGTCGAAATCGCCCTGGTGACCAAGAAAGTCCGGCAGTGGTTCGACCCCGTTTTCAGTCCCATCGTGGCCGAACTGAATCACCGCAACGACCTGCGGCGGCTGGAGATCAACCTGCGGCTGGTCACCCGGTGGGTGCTGACCATCGGCCTGGCGTTCCTCTGCGTGGTGTCGCTGGTCGGAAATGAACTGCTTGGACTGTTCGGACCCGAATTCGTCTCGGGATTCATGACGATGGTCGTCCTGGCCATGAGCCAGGTCGTATACGCCGCCATGGGATCGGGCGATACCGTGCTCATCATGTCGGGCCGGCCCTGGCTGAATCTCGTGAATACGGTCGCGGTCGTGGTGGTCAATTTCGTCCTGAACCTGTGGCTGATACCGGCCCTGGGCATCCTGGGCGCCGCCCTGGGAACGCTGGCGGCGTTCGGGCTGTTGACGCTGATCCGCCTGGCCGAAGTGTATCAACTGTTCCGGATCCTTCCCCTGTCCTGGCGCATCCTGAAGCCATGCGCCGCGGCGGTCCCCGCCTTCGCGTGCGCATACCTGGCGGGCGACTACACGCCGGATATCCCGTGGCTTCGCATGGCCGCGCTGCCCACGATTTTCCTGGCCACCTACCTCGGCGTCCTGGGTCTCCTGGGGTTGGAAGAGGATGACCGGGTCGCCCTGCGGCGCTTGCGCGGACGGGGCGGACCATGA
- a CDS encoding NTP transferase domain-containing protein has translation MDHHLRRATPALIIAGGAGVRLQAVTGPVPKPLLKLCGVPLIKRIILTAARAGVKRFVIVTGYEADQFHEVLSNDPGLDTLEIEWVHNERWHLPNGVSALAARSCLAEPFVLLMADHLFEQRTLERLLEVPVADGECLLAVDRKIDRVYDVDDATKVEVHGDKVVRIDKELQAFNAVDTGMFLCTPALFDALDAEDGPEGCALSDGIRALAAEGRMRAFDVGDGYWQDVDTPEMLDQGERALLGRLVKPTDGWVSRHINRPVSTRISRWLVRTPVTPNMVTLATFLTGLAGAWSVLDGTYWSVLLGALLFQISSILDGCDGEVAVLTYRESKYGSWLDTITDNLTYLAFFAAVVWAYAGGSGETVIRSLGLGSVAVVAASILVMYYYLLQTGGSGSLVRFNRAFAAHAVGRRRRFFSRLLNLFRMMAKRDFFTMLLLCFAALDLLNWMFWTVTAGGLAMGLAIFISTGRLLARDRTVAGDISS, from the coding sequence ATGGATCATCATCTCCGAAGAGCGACCCCGGCGCTCATCATTGCCGGCGGCGCGGGCGTGCGCCTGCAGGCCGTCACCGGCCCGGTGCCCAAACCCCTGTTGAAGCTATGCGGCGTGCCGTTGATCAAGCGGATCATTTTGACGGCCGCACGGGCCGGCGTAAAGCGTTTCGTGATCGTTACGGGGTACGAGGCGGACCAATTTCACGAGGTCCTTTCAAACGATCCCGGCCTGGACACCCTCGAGATCGAATGGGTGCACAACGAACGATGGCATCTGCCCAACGGGGTTTCCGCCCTGGCCGCCCGCTCCTGCCTGGCGGAACCGTTCGTGCTGCTCATGGCCGATCACCTCTTCGAGCAACGGACGCTGGAGCGTCTGCTCGAGGTACCGGTGGCGGACGGGGAGTGCCTGCTCGCCGTCGACCGGAAAATCGACCGCGTGTACGACGTGGACGATGCGACCAAGGTCGAAGTGCACGGAGATAAAGTGGTGCGCATCGACAAGGAACTGCAAGCGTTCAACGCGGTCGACACCGGCATGTTCCTCTGTACGCCAGCCCTGTTCGATGCCCTCGATGCCGAGGACGGACCGGAGGGTTGCGCGTTGAGCGACGGGATTCGGGCGCTTGCCGCGGAAGGGCGGATGCGCGCCTTCGACGTGGGTGATGGTTACTGGCAGGACGTAGATACGCCCGAGATGCTGGACCAGGGCGAAAGGGCCCTGCTGGGACGCCTCGTAAAACCCACCGACGGCTGGGTATCCCGGCATATCAACCGGCCGGTTTCGACCCGCATCAGCCGATGGCTGGTCCGGACGCCGGTCACTCCGAACATGGTGACCCTGGCCACTTTCCTTACCGGCCTGGCCGGGGCGTGGTCCGTGCTGGACGGCACCTACTGGTCGGTGCTGCTGGGCGCGCTGCTTTTCCAGATTTCGTCCATCCTCGACGGCTGCGACGGGGAGGTGGCGGTGCTGACCTACCGCGAATCGAAATACGGCTCGTGGCTCGATACGATCACGGACAACCTGACCTACCTGGCGTTCTTCGCGGCCGTGGTCTGGGCCTACGCGGGCGGCTCCGGGGAAACGGTAATCCGGTCCCTCGGCCTGGGATCCGTCGCCGTGGTGGCCGCCTCGATTCTCGTGATGTACTACTATCTGCTGCAGACCGGGGGGAGCGGCAGCCTGGTCCGGTTCAACCGGGCCTTCGCAGCGCACGCCGTCGGGCGGCGGCGCCGCTTCTTTTCCAGGCTGCTCAACCTGTTCAGGATGATGGCCAAACGGGATTTCTTTACCATGCTGCTGCTGTGTTTCGCCGCGCTCGACCTGCTGAACTGGATGTTCTGGACCGTTACCGCCGGTGGTCTGGCCATGGGACTGGCCATATTCATTTCGACGGGAAGGCTGCTGGCACGGGACCGGACGGTGGCCGGAGACATAAGCTCATGA